A genome region from Desulfatiglans sp. includes the following:
- a CDS encoding tyrosine-type recombinase/integrase — MDVPVSVSPSITRKYFNPHTIRHTTAMHLLRSGNDINMVSYWLGHASINTTHVYVEIDMKMKLKMLQNTNAPNVKKSLPWQNPGVLEWLKTLKGHHNYVQ; from the coding sequence ATGGACGTCCCGGTTTCGGTTTCCCCATCTATCACTAGAAAATATTTTAACCCTCATACCATTCGACATACTACGGCAATGCACCTGCTGCGCTCAGGAAATGATATCAACATGGTCAGCTATTGGCTGGGACATGCAAGTATCAATACCACACATGTTTACGTGGAGATCGATATGAAAATGAAACTTAAAATGCTACAAAATACTAATGCCCCTAATGTCAAAAAATCTCTTCCATGGCAAAACCCAGGCGTCTTGGAGTGGCTCAAAACACTTAAAGGGCACCACAATTATGTGCAGTAA